In the Pseudorasbora parva isolate DD20220531a chromosome 23, ASM2467924v1, whole genome shotgun sequence genome, one interval contains:
- the rasgrf2a gene encoding ras-specific guanine nucleotide-releasing factor 2 isoform X2, which produces MQKSVRYNEGHALYLSMVARKEGVKRGYLSKKAAENNRWNEKYFALYQNVLFYFENEQSTRPSGIYLLEGCSCERIPAPKVSTVGKESSDKQQHYFLVIFGHDGQKPLELRTEEDADCNEWVEAIQQASYSDLIIEREVLMQKYIHLVQIMETEKVAANQLRTQLEDQDTEIERLKSEIVVLNKTKERMLPYQSNQEEEDPDIKKIKKVQSFMRGWLCRRKWKIIVQDYICSPHAESMRKRNQIVFNMVEAETEYVLQLSILVNCFLRPLRMAASSKKPPISHDDVSSIFLNSETIMFLHEIFHQGLKARIANWPTLVLADLFDILLPMLNIYQEFVRNHQYSLQVLANCKQNRDFDKLLKQYEANAACEGRMLETFLTYPMFQIPRYIITLHELLAHTPHEHVERKSLEFAKSKLEELSKMMHDEVSDTENIRKNLAIERMIVEGCDILLDTSQTFIRQGSLIQLPSVEKGKLSKVRLGSLSLRKEAERQCFLFTKHFLICTRTSSGKLHLLKQGGTLSLIECTLIEELDASDEDYNAAGQGFNHLEFKIVVEPADGPSFSVVLLAPSRQEKAAWTSDMSQCIDNIRCNGLMTSVFEDNSKVTVPHMIKSDARLHKDDVDICFSKTLNSCKVPQIRYASVERLLERLTDLRFLSIDFLNTFLHTYRIFTTAAVVMDKLADIYKKPFTSIPVRSLELFFATNQGPWSGEHLNNKSPRLCRKFSSPPPISIPLRTSSPIHSRKLSLSSPVSCKGGALDLSTANFSAASSPTSTYNPILSSPPPTCTKAPLDLSRGPSSPELSPSTPEEGGELPRIDAFCGKLRRSIRRAVLESVSLDKFIPEASASGDSADMSPCRSPSTPRHLRYRQPAGQSPEISRCAVSPASAFAIATAAAGHSSPQGFTNPEKSYDKEFLIRRAATNRVLNVLRHWVSKHSQDFEMNADLTTAVVALLEEVLRDPDLLPQERKAAANILSALSQEEQDDSQLKIEDIVQMSECPKVECFESLSAMEIAEQITLLDHIVFRNIPYEEFLGQGWMKTDKNERTPYIMKTSQHFNDMSNLVASQIMAQCDVSSRANSIDKWLAVADICRCLNNYNGVLEITSALNRSAIYRLKKTWAKVCKQTKALMDRLQKIVSSEGRFKNLRETLKNCNPPCVPYLGMYLTDLAFIEEGTPNFTEEGLVNFSKMRMISHIIREIRQFQQAPYRIELQPKVTQFLLDKTLVMDEDTLYELSLKIEPRLPPAN; this is translated from the exons CATTACTTCCTGGTGATTTTCGGCCACGATGGGCAGAAACCTCTGGAGCTGCGGACAGAAGAGGACGCTGATTGTAATGAGTGGGTGGAGGCCATTCAACAGGCCAG TTATTCAGACCTGATCATAGAGCGTGAAGTTCTCATGCAGAAATACATCCATCTGGTGCAGATCATGGAGACGGAAAAAGTGGCGGCAAATCAACTGCGGACACAACTGGAAGACCAGGATACAGAAATCGAGAGACTGAAGTCAGAG ATAGTTGTCCTGAATAAAACAAAAGAGCGAATGTTGCCCTATCAGTCCAATCAAGAGGAAGAAGATCCAGATATTAAGAAAATCAAGAAG GTGCAAAGCTTCATGCGTGGCTGGCTGTGCAGGAGGAAGTGGAAGATTATCGTGCAGGACTACATCTGCTCACCTCACGCTGAGAGCATGAGAAAGAGGAACCAGATCGTCTTTAACATGGTGGAAGCTGAGACGGAGTATGTGCTCCAGCTCTCCATCCTGGTCAACTGCTTCCTGCGGCCACTCAGGATGGCGGCCAGTTCCAAAAAACCTCCTATTAGTCATGATGATGTCAGCAGTATCTTCCTCAATAG CGAGACAATAATGTTTCTCCATGAGATCTTCCATCAAGGCTTGAAGGCTCGGATAGCCAACTGGCCGACCTTAGTTTTAG CGGATCTCTTTGACATCTTGCTGCCAATGCTGAACATTTATCAGGAGTTTGTGCGAAACCATCAGTACAGTTTGCAGGTTCTGGCCAACTGTAAACAGAACCGGGACTTTGACAAGCTCCTGAAGCAGTATGAAGCAAACGCCGCCTGTGAGGGCAGAATGCTGGAAACCTTCCTCACCTACCCCATGTTTCAG ATCCCACGGTACATCATCACCCTTCATGAGCTCCTCGCACACACACCTCACGAACATGTCGAGCGCAAGAGTCTGGAATTTGCCAAATCCAAACTTGAGGAACTGTCCAA AATGATGCATGATGAAGTGAGTGATACAGAAAACATCCGGAAGAATCTGGCGATCGAGCGGATGATCGTGGAGGGCTGTGATATTCTGCTGGACACCAGTCAGACTTTCATACGGCAGG GCTCTCTGATTCAGCTGCCCTCTGTGGAGAAGGGTAAACTGAGTAAGGTGCGTCTGGGCTCGCTGTCGCTGAGGAAAGAAGCTGAACGCCAGTGTTTCCTGTTCACTAAACACTTCCTCATCTGCACACGCACCTCCAGCGGTAAACTGCACCTGCTCAAA CAAGGAGGCACGTTGTCTTTGATAGAGTGTACGCTTATCGAGGAGCTGGACGCCAGTGATGAAGACT ATAACGCTGCTGGTCAGGGGTTCAATCATCTGGAGTTTAAAATAGTGGTTGAACCTGCTGATGGTCCGTCGTTTTCAGTCGTTCTGCTCGCTCCGTCTCGGCAGGAGAAAGCTGCCTGGACCAGTGACATGAGCCAG TGTATTGACAACATTCGCTGCAATGGCTTGATGACCAGCGTGTTTGAGGACAACTCCAAAGTCACCGTGCCTCACATGATCAA GTCTGATGCCCGACTGCACAAAGATGACGTGGACATCTGCTTCAGTAAGACGCTGAACTCCTGTAAGGTGCCACAGATCCGTTATGCCAGCGTGGAGAGACTCCTGGAAAGGCTGACCGACCTTCGCTTCCTGTCCATCGACTTCCTCAACACCTTCCTCCACACCTACCGAATCTTCACCACTGCTGCCGTGGTCATGGACAAACTGGCCGACATCTACAAGAAACCCTTCACCTCTATACCTGTCAG GTCCCTCGAGCTTTTCTTCGCCACCAACCAAGGCCCCTGGAGCGGAGAGCACCTGAACAACAAATCCCCCCGGCTTTGTCGCAAGTTCTCCTCCCCTCCGCCCATCTCCATCCCCTTGCGCACATCGTCCCCCATCCATTCTCGAAAGCTGTCCCTCAGCTCTCCTGTGAGCTGTAAGGGCGGCGCCTTGGACCTGTCAACTGCCAATTTCTCTGCGGCAAGCAGCCCGACGTCTACCTACAACCCCATCCTCTCCTCCCCTCCCCCCACCTGCACCAAGGCCCCTCTGGACCTCAGCCGGGGCCCCAGCTCCCCTGAGCTCAGCCCATCCACCCCAGAGGAGGGCGGCGAGCTGCCACGTATAGATGCTTTCTGTGGGAAGCTGCGACGGAGCATTCGACGAg CTGTTCTAGAGTCAGTATCGTTGGATAAGTTCATTCCAGAGGCGTCCGCGTCCGGTGATTCTGCAGACATGTCTCCGTGCCGCTCGCCATCCACACCACGACACCTTCGCTACCGACAACCTGCAG GTCAATCTCCGGAGATCTCCCGCTGTGCCGTGTCCCCCGCGTCCGCCTTCGCCATCGCCACCGCCGCAGCGGGACACAGCAGTCCGCAAG GATTTACCAACCCAGAGAAATCGTACGATAAAGAGTTCCTCATCCGCAGGGCCGCCACCAACAGAGTGCTCAACGTTCTGCGCCACTGGGTTTCCAAACACTCGCAG GACTTTGAGATGAACGCAGATCTGACGACAGCCGTGGTCGCTCTGCTGGAGGAGGTGCTGCGAGATCCAGATCTTCTGCCGCAGGAGAGGAAGGCCGCAGCTAACATACTGAG CGCACTTTCTCAAGAAGAGCAGGATGATTCACAGTTGAAGATTGAGGATATTGTCCAAATG tCCGAGTGTCCGAAGGTTGAATGTTTTGAGTCACTGTCGGCAATGGAAATAGCAGAACAGATTACTCTACTGGACCATATTGTGTTCCGGAATATTCCATACGA GGAGTTTCTTGGTCAAGGCTGGATGAAAACGGATAAAAATGAAAGGACTCCGTACATTATGAAGACCAGTCAGCACTTCAATGAT ATGAGTAATCTGGTGGCGTCTCAGATCATGGCTCAATGTGATGTGAGCTCCAGAGCCAACTCTATTGACAAGTGGCTGGCTGTGGCTGATATATGCCGCTGCCTCAACAACTACAATGGAGTCCTGGAGATCACATCTGCACTGAACCGCAGCGCCATCTACAGGCTAAAGAAGACATGGGCCAAGGTTTGCAAACAG ACCAAAGCTCTTATGGACAGGCTTCAGAAGATCGTTTCATCTGAAGGAAGATTTAAGAACCTGAGGGAAACTCTGAAAAa CTGTAACCCTCCGTGTGTGCCCTATCTGGGCATGTACCTGACCGATTTGGCGTTTATCGAGGAAGGAACACCCAACTTCACAGAGGAGGGGCTCGTCAACTTCTCTAAAATGAGGATG ATCTCACACATAATACGAGAGATCCGGCAGTTTCAGCAGGCGCCCTACAGGATAGAACTGCAACCTAAG GTAACACAGTTCCTCCTTGACAAGACTCTTGTAATGGACGAGGACACACTTTATGAATTATCTCTGAAGATTGAGCCAAGACTCCCTCCTGCCAATTAA
- the rasgrf2a gene encoding ras-specific guanine nucleotide-releasing factor 2 isoform X1: protein MQKSVRYNEGHALYLSMVARKEGVKRGYLSKKAAENNRWNEKYFALYQNVLFYFENEQSTRPSGIYLLEGCSCERIPAPKVSTVGKESSDKQQHYFLVIFGHDGQKPLELRTEEDADCNEWVEAIQQASYSDLIIEREVLMQKYIHLVQIMETEKVAANQLRTQLEDQDTEIERLKSEIVVLNKTKERMLPYQSNQEEEDPDIKKIKKVQSFMRGWLCRRKWKIIVQDYICSPHAESMRKRNQIVFNMVEAETEYVLQLSILVNCFLRPLRMAASSKKPPISHDDVSSIFLNSETIMFLHEIFHQGLKARIANWPTLVLADLFDILLPMLNIYQEFVRNHQYSLQVLANCKQNRDFDKLLKQYEANAACEGRMLETFLTYPMFQIPRYIITLHELLAHTPHEHVERKSLEFAKSKLEELSKMMHDEVSDTENIRKNLAIERMIVEGCDILLDTSQTFIRQGSLIQLPSVEKGKLSKVRLGSLSLRKEAERQCFLFTKHFLICTRTSSGKLHLLKQGGTLSLIECTLIEELDASDEDYNAAGQGFNHLEFKIVVEPADGPSFSVVLLAPSRQEKAAWTSDMSQCIDNIRCNGLMTSVFEDNSKVTVPHMIKSDARLHKDDVDICFSKTLNSCKVPQIRYASVERLLERLTDLRFLSIDFLNTFLHTYRIFTTAAVVMDKLADIYKKPFTSIPVRVQYHSSDRLSISSICPDYSLKITRLALDQSKSLELFFATNQGPWSGEHLNNKSPRLCRKFSSPPPISIPLRTSSPIHSRKLSLSSPVSCKGGALDLSTANFSAASSPTSTYNPILSSPPPTCTKAPLDLSRGPSSPELSPSTPEEGGELPRIDAFCGKLRRSIRRAVLESVSLDKFIPEASASGDSADMSPCRSPSTPRHLRYRQPAGQSPEISRCAVSPASAFAIATAAAGHSSPQGFTNPEKSYDKEFLIRRAATNRVLNVLRHWVSKHSQDFEMNADLTTAVVALLEEVLRDPDLLPQERKAAANILSALSQEEQDDSQLKIEDIVQMSECPKVECFESLSAMEIAEQITLLDHIVFRNIPYEEFLGQGWMKTDKNERTPYIMKTSQHFNDMSNLVASQIMAQCDVSSRANSIDKWLAVADICRCLNNYNGVLEITSALNRSAIYRLKKTWAKVCKQTKALMDRLQKIVSSEGRFKNLRETLKNCNPPCVPYLGMYLTDLAFIEEGTPNFTEEGLVNFSKMRMISHIIREIRQFQQAPYRIELQPKVTQFLLDKTLVMDEDTLYELSLKIEPRLPPAN from the exons CATTACTTCCTGGTGATTTTCGGCCACGATGGGCAGAAACCTCTGGAGCTGCGGACAGAAGAGGACGCTGATTGTAATGAGTGGGTGGAGGCCATTCAACAGGCCAG TTATTCAGACCTGATCATAGAGCGTGAAGTTCTCATGCAGAAATACATCCATCTGGTGCAGATCATGGAGACGGAAAAAGTGGCGGCAAATCAACTGCGGACACAACTGGAAGACCAGGATACAGAAATCGAGAGACTGAAGTCAGAG ATAGTTGTCCTGAATAAAACAAAAGAGCGAATGTTGCCCTATCAGTCCAATCAAGAGGAAGAAGATCCAGATATTAAGAAAATCAAGAAG GTGCAAAGCTTCATGCGTGGCTGGCTGTGCAGGAGGAAGTGGAAGATTATCGTGCAGGACTACATCTGCTCACCTCACGCTGAGAGCATGAGAAAGAGGAACCAGATCGTCTTTAACATGGTGGAAGCTGAGACGGAGTATGTGCTCCAGCTCTCCATCCTGGTCAACTGCTTCCTGCGGCCACTCAGGATGGCGGCCAGTTCCAAAAAACCTCCTATTAGTCATGATGATGTCAGCAGTATCTTCCTCAATAG CGAGACAATAATGTTTCTCCATGAGATCTTCCATCAAGGCTTGAAGGCTCGGATAGCCAACTGGCCGACCTTAGTTTTAG CGGATCTCTTTGACATCTTGCTGCCAATGCTGAACATTTATCAGGAGTTTGTGCGAAACCATCAGTACAGTTTGCAGGTTCTGGCCAACTGTAAACAGAACCGGGACTTTGACAAGCTCCTGAAGCAGTATGAAGCAAACGCCGCCTGTGAGGGCAGAATGCTGGAAACCTTCCTCACCTACCCCATGTTTCAG ATCCCACGGTACATCATCACCCTTCATGAGCTCCTCGCACACACACCTCACGAACATGTCGAGCGCAAGAGTCTGGAATTTGCCAAATCCAAACTTGAGGAACTGTCCAA AATGATGCATGATGAAGTGAGTGATACAGAAAACATCCGGAAGAATCTGGCGATCGAGCGGATGATCGTGGAGGGCTGTGATATTCTGCTGGACACCAGTCAGACTTTCATACGGCAGG GCTCTCTGATTCAGCTGCCCTCTGTGGAGAAGGGTAAACTGAGTAAGGTGCGTCTGGGCTCGCTGTCGCTGAGGAAAGAAGCTGAACGCCAGTGTTTCCTGTTCACTAAACACTTCCTCATCTGCACACGCACCTCCAGCGGTAAACTGCACCTGCTCAAA CAAGGAGGCACGTTGTCTTTGATAGAGTGTACGCTTATCGAGGAGCTGGACGCCAGTGATGAAGACT ATAACGCTGCTGGTCAGGGGTTCAATCATCTGGAGTTTAAAATAGTGGTTGAACCTGCTGATGGTCCGTCGTTTTCAGTCGTTCTGCTCGCTCCGTCTCGGCAGGAGAAAGCTGCCTGGACCAGTGACATGAGCCAG TGTATTGACAACATTCGCTGCAATGGCTTGATGACCAGCGTGTTTGAGGACAACTCCAAAGTCACCGTGCCTCACATGATCAA GTCTGATGCCCGACTGCACAAAGATGACGTGGACATCTGCTTCAGTAAGACGCTGAACTCCTGTAAGGTGCCACAGATCCGTTATGCCAGCGTGGAGAGACTCCTGGAAAGGCTGACCGACCTTCGCTTCCTGTCCATCGACTTCCTCAACACCTTCCTCCACACCTACCGAATCTTCACCACTGCTGCCGTGGTCATGGACAAACTGGCCGACATCTACAAGAAACCCTTCACCTCTATACCTGTCAG GGTTCAGTATCATTCGTCCGACCGTTTGTCCATCTCCTCCATCTGTCCAGACTACAGCCTGAAGATCACAAGGCTTGCGCTGGATCAGTCCAA GTCCCTCGAGCTTTTCTTCGCCACCAACCAAGGCCCCTGGAGCGGAGAGCACCTGAACAACAAATCCCCCCGGCTTTGTCGCAAGTTCTCCTCCCCTCCGCCCATCTCCATCCCCTTGCGCACATCGTCCCCCATCCATTCTCGAAAGCTGTCCCTCAGCTCTCCTGTGAGCTGTAAGGGCGGCGCCTTGGACCTGTCAACTGCCAATTTCTCTGCGGCAAGCAGCCCGACGTCTACCTACAACCCCATCCTCTCCTCCCCTCCCCCCACCTGCACCAAGGCCCCTCTGGACCTCAGCCGGGGCCCCAGCTCCCCTGAGCTCAGCCCATCCACCCCAGAGGAGGGCGGCGAGCTGCCACGTATAGATGCTTTCTGTGGGAAGCTGCGACGGAGCATTCGACGAg CTGTTCTAGAGTCAGTATCGTTGGATAAGTTCATTCCAGAGGCGTCCGCGTCCGGTGATTCTGCAGACATGTCTCCGTGCCGCTCGCCATCCACACCACGACACCTTCGCTACCGACAACCTGCAG GTCAATCTCCGGAGATCTCCCGCTGTGCCGTGTCCCCCGCGTCCGCCTTCGCCATCGCCACCGCCGCAGCGGGACACAGCAGTCCGCAAG GATTTACCAACCCAGAGAAATCGTACGATAAAGAGTTCCTCATCCGCAGGGCCGCCACCAACAGAGTGCTCAACGTTCTGCGCCACTGGGTTTCCAAACACTCGCAG GACTTTGAGATGAACGCAGATCTGACGACAGCCGTGGTCGCTCTGCTGGAGGAGGTGCTGCGAGATCCAGATCTTCTGCCGCAGGAGAGGAAGGCCGCAGCTAACATACTGAG CGCACTTTCTCAAGAAGAGCAGGATGATTCACAGTTGAAGATTGAGGATATTGTCCAAATG tCCGAGTGTCCGAAGGTTGAATGTTTTGAGTCACTGTCGGCAATGGAAATAGCAGAACAGATTACTCTACTGGACCATATTGTGTTCCGGAATATTCCATACGA GGAGTTTCTTGGTCAAGGCTGGATGAAAACGGATAAAAATGAAAGGACTCCGTACATTATGAAGACCAGTCAGCACTTCAATGAT ATGAGTAATCTGGTGGCGTCTCAGATCATGGCTCAATGTGATGTGAGCTCCAGAGCCAACTCTATTGACAAGTGGCTGGCTGTGGCTGATATATGCCGCTGCCTCAACAACTACAATGGAGTCCTGGAGATCACATCTGCACTGAACCGCAGCGCCATCTACAGGCTAAAGAAGACATGGGCCAAGGTTTGCAAACAG ACCAAAGCTCTTATGGACAGGCTTCAGAAGATCGTTTCATCTGAAGGAAGATTTAAGAACCTGAGGGAAACTCTGAAAAa CTGTAACCCTCCGTGTGTGCCCTATCTGGGCATGTACCTGACCGATTTGGCGTTTATCGAGGAAGGAACACCCAACTTCACAGAGGAGGGGCTCGTCAACTTCTCTAAAATGAGGATG ATCTCACACATAATACGAGAGATCCGGCAGTTTCAGCAGGCGCCCTACAGGATAGAACTGCAACCTAAG GTAACACAGTTCCTCCTTGACAAGACTCTTGTAATGGACGAGGACACACTTTATGAATTATCTCTGAAGATTGAGCCAAGACTCCCTCCTGCCAATTAA